One genomic window of Anguilla anguilla isolate fAngAng1 chromosome 13, fAngAng1.pri, whole genome shotgun sequence includes the following:
- the tpx2 gene encoding targeting protein for Xklp2 isoform X2, translating to MDLHEEKTAVYEFDAPSHVIDFSSLDTDDNADNWFDQVAGPNTVGLLITPKAEKPLGRPRRMDLPKAVVSPRCEDGNAARVTDQGSPNTLAIPNVVTSWGNAGPSTSSQNQRNGPSRQPRRVSKRLEAGRRQGKGPAAVPAAPPTKKPRRSSVSRSLRRSGTTGSQRPRRSAVPPSSIRRNTKLKSSEQQEVEHMQALQKEVAEQRKRNDASFKAAVTGSQPARKLVLSTTVPVEFHFRTDERLKQPDAAQDSAYKEVDFSSQLRKHMAPPANGPRGATVPKPFNLSGPAKRKRVETEAYVSVAEQIEQFQKRTPARYHLRSRQREEKGPSPVSNKKLKITHPQTPQLLKRPKSRPVAVKSSAEAEEEELEKIRQFKFKALELNRKILEGAVMPKKPAPKEPTQTEAFHLETDRRIQERQASRKPEEPQDHTFHPRPVPLHILEDVVGVPQKRVQNPTVPESPAFALKNRVRVEHKVEPEKPVPLVKANPVPYMGLPFLPKLPEKNQVEMCPFSFDAREQERLALKGRRLEELRNEEVPKFKAQPLPDFSEVHLPAKKVAVPTQVEPFQLLIDQRGTAKSERWVRQKEELKQQQDAAMFKARPNTVVHKEPFLPKKENRSIVVTEGFQLNTERRAKERQEFDQAMCEKEALRARMEEERRREEEEREQDEITRLRLEQVHKAQPIRHYKPLELKRGEVPLTVPQSPNFSDRFRL from the exons ATGGATCTGCATGAAGAAAAAACTGCCGTTTACGAGTTTGATGCCCCGTCCCATGTCATTGACTTTAGTTCTTTGGACACAGATGACAATGCTGACAATTGGTTTG accAGGTGGCAGGCCCAAATACAGTGGGCCTGCTCATTACTCCGAAGGCCGAGAAACCTCTTGGCAGGCCCCGCAGAATGGACCTCCCTAAGGCTGTGGTGTCTCCCAGATGTGAAGATGGCAATGCTGCCAGAG TTACAGACCAAGGGAGTCCGAATACGCTGGCAATACCAAATGTTGTGACCTCATGGGGCAATGCAGGCCCATCTACGTCAAGTCAAAACCAGAGGAACGGCCCATCCCGTCAAccacgcag GGTGTCAAAGCGCTTGGAAGCAGGCAGACGGCAAGGGAAGGGACCCGCTGCTGTGCCTGCCGCACCCCCAACTAAGAAGCCACGCAG gaGCTCGGTGTCCCGGTCCCTGCGCCGCAGTGGGACGACTGGGAGCCAGAGGCCCCGCAGATCGGCTGTGCCCCCGTCCAGCATCAG GAGGAACACAAAGCTCAAGAGTTCAGAGCAGCAGGAGGTGGAGCATATGCAGGCCCTGCAGAAGGAGGTTGCCGAGCAGCGCAAGAGGAACGACGCCAGCTTCAAGGCAGCTGTGACAGGAA GTCAGCCAGCCAGAAAGCTGGTGCTGTCCACCACGGTTCCGGTGGAGTTCCACTTCCGCACAGACGAGCGGCTGAAGCAGCCAGACGCGGCCCAGGACTCCGCCTACAAAGAGGTGGACTTCAGCTCCCAGCTTCGCAAGCACATGGCCCCCCCT GCGAATGGTCCCAGGGGAGCCACAGTGCCCAAGCCCTTCAACCTGTCGGGCCCCGCTAAACGCAAGCGCGTGGAGACTGAGGCCTACGTGTCTGTGGCAGAGCAGATCGAGCAGTTTCAGAAACGCACGCCGGCCCGCTATCACCTGCGCAGCCgccagagggaggagaagg GTCCTTCCCcagtttcaaataaaaagctgaaaatcacccacccccaaacaccccaGCTCCTAAAGAGGCCGAAGAGCCGACCCGTGGCAGTGAAAAGCAGTGctgaggcagaggaggaggagctggagaagatcAGACA GTTTAAGTTCAAAGCACTGGAGCTGAACAGGAAGATCTTGGAAGGAGCGGTGATGCCCAAGAAGCCCGCTCCTAAAGAGCCCACGCAGACTGAGGCCTTTCACCTGGAGACAGACCGGCGCATCCAGGAGCGGCAGGCCAGCCGCAAGCCCGAAGAGCCCCAGGACCACACCTTCCACCCCCGGCCCGTCCCCCTGCACATCCTGGAGGACGTGGTG gGTGTACCACAGAAGAGGGTGCAGAACCCAACCGTCCCAGAATCCCCTGCTTTCGCTCTAAAGAACCGTGTGCGTGTAGAACACAAAGTGGAGCCG gagaagcCGGTCCCGCTGGTGAAGGCGAACCCCGTGCCGTACATGGGCCTGCCGTTCCTGCCCAAGCTGCCGGAGAAGAACCAGGTGGAGATGTGCCCCTTCTCCTTCGATGCCCGTGAACAAGAGCGGCTGGCGCTCAAGGGGAGGAGACTGGAGGAACTACGCAACGAAGAG GTCCCCAAGTTCAAGGCACAGCCGCTGCCGGACTTCAGCGAGGTTCACCTGCCCGCAAAGAAGGTGGCAGTGCCCACCCAGGTGGAGCCCTTCCAGCTCCTGATAGATCAGCGCGGAACAGCCAAGAGTGAACGCTGGGTAAGGCAG AAGGAGGAGctgaagcagcagcaggacGCAGCTATGTTCAAGGCCCGACCCAACACGGTCGTCCACAAGGAGCCTTTCCTGCCAAAGAAGGAGAATCGCTCTATTGTTG TTACGGAGGGCTTCCAGCTGAACACGGAGCGCCGGGCCAAAGAGCGGCAGGAGTTTGACCAGGCCATGTGTGAGAAGGAGGCACTGCGGGCAcgcatggaggaggagaggaggagggaggaggaggagagggagcaaGACGAAATAACCCGCCTCAGACTGGAGCAG GTGCACAAAGCTCAGCCGATCAGACACTACAAACCACTGGAGCTGAAGAGGGGAGAGGTGCCCTTGACTGTTCCTCAGTCACCCAACTTCTCTGACCGCTTCCGCCTCTGA
- the tpx2 gene encoding targeting protein for Xklp2 isoform X1, whose product MDLHEEKTAVYEFDAPSHVIDFSSLDTDDNADNWFDQVAGPNTVGLLITPKAEKPLGRPRRMDLPKAVVSPRCEDGNAARVTDQGSPNTLAIPNVVTSWGNAGPSTSSQNQRNGPSRQPRRVSKRLEAGRRQGKGPAAVPAAPPTKKPRRSSVSRSLRRSGTTGSQRPRRSAVPPSSIRRNTKLKSSEQQEVEHMQALQKEVAEQRKRNDASFKAAVTGSQPARKLVLSTTVPVEFHFRTDERLKQPDAAQDSAYKEVDFSSQLRKHMAPPANGPRGATVPKPFNLSGPAKRKRVETEAYVSVAEQIEQFQKRTPARYHLRSRQREEKGPSPVSNKKLKITHPQTPQLLKRPKSRPVAVKSSAEAEEEELEKIRQFKFKALELNRKILEGAVMPKKPAPKEPTQTEAFHLETDRRIQERQASRKPEEPQDHTFHPRPVPLHILEDVVGVPQKRVQNPTVPESPAFALKNRVRVEHKVEPEKPVPLVKANPVPYMGLPFLPKLPEKNQVEMCPFSFDAREQERLALKGRRLEELRNEEVPKFKAQPLPDFSEVHLPAKKVAVPTQVEPFQLLIDQRGTAKSERWVRQMKEELKQQQDAAMFKARPNTVVHKEPFLPKKENRSIVVTEGFQLNTERRAKERQEFDQAMCEKEALRARMEEERRREEEEREQDEITRLRLEQVHKAQPIRHYKPLELKRGEVPLTVPQSPNFSDRFRL is encoded by the exons ATGGATCTGCATGAAGAAAAAACTGCCGTTTACGAGTTTGATGCCCCGTCCCATGTCATTGACTTTAGTTCTTTGGACACAGATGACAATGCTGACAATTGGTTTG accAGGTGGCAGGCCCAAATACAGTGGGCCTGCTCATTACTCCGAAGGCCGAGAAACCTCTTGGCAGGCCCCGCAGAATGGACCTCCCTAAGGCTGTGGTGTCTCCCAGATGTGAAGATGGCAATGCTGCCAGAG TTACAGACCAAGGGAGTCCGAATACGCTGGCAATACCAAATGTTGTGACCTCATGGGGCAATGCAGGCCCATCTACGTCAAGTCAAAACCAGAGGAACGGCCCATCCCGTCAAccacgcag GGTGTCAAAGCGCTTGGAAGCAGGCAGACGGCAAGGGAAGGGACCCGCTGCTGTGCCTGCCGCACCCCCAACTAAGAAGCCACGCAG gaGCTCGGTGTCCCGGTCCCTGCGCCGCAGTGGGACGACTGGGAGCCAGAGGCCCCGCAGATCGGCTGTGCCCCCGTCCAGCATCAG GAGGAACACAAAGCTCAAGAGTTCAGAGCAGCAGGAGGTGGAGCATATGCAGGCCCTGCAGAAGGAGGTTGCCGAGCAGCGCAAGAGGAACGACGCCAGCTTCAAGGCAGCTGTGACAGGAA GTCAGCCAGCCAGAAAGCTGGTGCTGTCCACCACGGTTCCGGTGGAGTTCCACTTCCGCACAGACGAGCGGCTGAAGCAGCCAGACGCGGCCCAGGACTCCGCCTACAAAGAGGTGGACTTCAGCTCCCAGCTTCGCAAGCACATGGCCCCCCCT GCGAATGGTCCCAGGGGAGCCACAGTGCCCAAGCCCTTCAACCTGTCGGGCCCCGCTAAACGCAAGCGCGTGGAGACTGAGGCCTACGTGTCTGTGGCAGAGCAGATCGAGCAGTTTCAGAAACGCACGCCGGCCCGCTATCACCTGCGCAGCCgccagagggaggagaagg GTCCTTCCCcagtttcaaataaaaagctgaaaatcacccacccccaaacaccccaGCTCCTAAAGAGGCCGAAGAGCCGACCCGTGGCAGTGAAAAGCAGTGctgaggcagaggaggaggagctggagaagatcAGACA GTTTAAGTTCAAAGCACTGGAGCTGAACAGGAAGATCTTGGAAGGAGCGGTGATGCCCAAGAAGCCCGCTCCTAAAGAGCCCACGCAGACTGAGGCCTTTCACCTGGAGACAGACCGGCGCATCCAGGAGCGGCAGGCCAGCCGCAAGCCCGAAGAGCCCCAGGACCACACCTTCCACCCCCGGCCCGTCCCCCTGCACATCCTGGAGGACGTGGTG gGTGTACCACAGAAGAGGGTGCAGAACCCAACCGTCCCAGAATCCCCTGCTTTCGCTCTAAAGAACCGTGTGCGTGTAGAACACAAAGTGGAGCCG gagaagcCGGTCCCGCTGGTGAAGGCGAACCCCGTGCCGTACATGGGCCTGCCGTTCCTGCCCAAGCTGCCGGAGAAGAACCAGGTGGAGATGTGCCCCTTCTCCTTCGATGCCCGTGAACAAGAGCGGCTGGCGCTCAAGGGGAGGAGACTGGAGGAACTACGCAACGAAGAG GTCCCCAAGTTCAAGGCACAGCCGCTGCCGGACTTCAGCGAGGTTCACCTGCCCGCAAAGAAGGTGGCAGTGCCCACCCAGGTGGAGCCCTTCCAGCTCCTGATAGATCAGCGCGGAACAGCCAAGAGTGAACGCTGGGTAAGGCAG ATGAAGGAGGAGctgaagcagcagcaggacGCAGCTATGTTCAAGGCCCGACCCAACACGGTCGTCCACAAGGAGCCTTTCCTGCCAAAGAAGGAGAATCGCTCTATTGTTG TTACGGAGGGCTTCCAGCTGAACACGGAGCGCCGGGCCAAAGAGCGGCAGGAGTTTGACCAGGCCATGTGTGAGAAGGAGGCACTGCGGGCAcgcatggaggaggagaggaggagggaggaggaggagagggagcaaGACGAAATAACCCGCCTCAGACTGGAGCAG GTGCACAAAGCTCAGCCGATCAGACACTACAAACCACTGGAGCTGAAGAGGGGAGAGGTGCCCTTGACTGTTCCTCAGTCACCCAACTTCTCTGACCGCTTCCGCCTCTGA
- the tpx2 gene encoding targeting protein for Xklp2 isoform X4: MDLHEEKTAVYEFDAPSHVIDFSSLDTDDNADNWFDQVAGPNTVGLLITPKAEKPLGRPRRMDLPKAVVSPRCEDGNAARVTDQGSPNTLAIPNVVTSWGNAGPSTSSQNQRNGPSRQPRRVSKRLEAGRRQGKGPAAVPAAPPTKKPRRSSVSRSLRRSGTTGSQRPRRSAVPPSSIRRNTKLKSSEQQEVEHMQALQKEVAEQRKRNDASFKAAVTGSQPARKLVLSTTVPVEFHFRTDERLKQPDAAQDSAYKEVDFSSQLRKHMAPPANGPRGATVPKPFNLSGPAKRKRVETEAYVSVAEQIEQFQKRTPARYHLRSRQREEKGPSPVSNKKLKITHPQTPQLLKRPKSRPVAVKSSAEAEEEELEKIRQFKFKALELNRKILEGAVMPKKPAPKEPTQTEAFHLETDRRIQERQASRKPEEPQDHTFHPRPVPLHILEDVVGVPQKRVQNPTVPESPAFALKNRVRVEHKVEPEKPVPLVKANPVPYMGLPFLPKLPEKNQVEMCPFSFDAREQERLALKGRRLEELRNEEVPKFKAQPLPDFSEVHLPAKKVAVPTQVEPFQLLIDQRGTAKSERWKEELKQQQDAAMFKARPNTVVHKEPFLPKKENRSIVVTEGFQLNTERRAKERQEFDQAMCEKEALRARMEEERRREEEEREQDEITRLRLEQVHKAQPIRHYKPLELKRGEVPLTVPQSPNFSDRFRL; the protein is encoded by the exons ATGGATCTGCATGAAGAAAAAACTGCCGTTTACGAGTTTGATGCCCCGTCCCATGTCATTGACTTTAGTTCTTTGGACACAGATGACAATGCTGACAATTGGTTTG accAGGTGGCAGGCCCAAATACAGTGGGCCTGCTCATTACTCCGAAGGCCGAGAAACCTCTTGGCAGGCCCCGCAGAATGGACCTCCCTAAGGCTGTGGTGTCTCCCAGATGTGAAGATGGCAATGCTGCCAGAG TTACAGACCAAGGGAGTCCGAATACGCTGGCAATACCAAATGTTGTGACCTCATGGGGCAATGCAGGCCCATCTACGTCAAGTCAAAACCAGAGGAACGGCCCATCCCGTCAAccacgcag GGTGTCAAAGCGCTTGGAAGCAGGCAGACGGCAAGGGAAGGGACCCGCTGCTGTGCCTGCCGCACCCCCAACTAAGAAGCCACGCAG gaGCTCGGTGTCCCGGTCCCTGCGCCGCAGTGGGACGACTGGGAGCCAGAGGCCCCGCAGATCGGCTGTGCCCCCGTCCAGCATCAG GAGGAACACAAAGCTCAAGAGTTCAGAGCAGCAGGAGGTGGAGCATATGCAGGCCCTGCAGAAGGAGGTTGCCGAGCAGCGCAAGAGGAACGACGCCAGCTTCAAGGCAGCTGTGACAGGAA GTCAGCCAGCCAGAAAGCTGGTGCTGTCCACCACGGTTCCGGTGGAGTTCCACTTCCGCACAGACGAGCGGCTGAAGCAGCCAGACGCGGCCCAGGACTCCGCCTACAAAGAGGTGGACTTCAGCTCCCAGCTTCGCAAGCACATGGCCCCCCCT GCGAATGGTCCCAGGGGAGCCACAGTGCCCAAGCCCTTCAACCTGTCGGGCCCCGCTAAACGCAAGCGCGTGGAGACTGAGGCCTACGTGTCTGTGGCAGAGCAGATCGAGCAGTTTCAGAAACGCACGCCGGCCCGCTATCACCTGCGCAGCCgccagagggaggagaagg GTCCTTCCCcagtttcaaataaaaagctgaaaatcacccacccccaaacaccccaGCTCCTAAAGAGGCCGAAGAGCCGACCCGTGGCAGTGAAAAGCAGTGctgaggcagaggaggaggagctggagaagatcAGACA GTTTAAGTTCAAAGCACTGGAGCTGAACAGGAAGATCTTGGAAGGAGCGGTGATGCCCAAGAAGCCCGCTCCTAAAGAGCCCACGCAGACTGAGGCCTTTCACCTGGAGACAGACCGGCGCATCCAGGAGCGGCAGGCCAGCCGCAAGCCCGAAGAGCCCCAGGACCACACCTTCCACCCCCGGCCCGTCCCCCTGCACATCCTGGAGGACGTGGTG gGTGTACCACAGAAGAGGGTGCAGAACCCAACCGTCCCAGAATCCCCTGCTTTCGCTCTAAAGAACCGTGTGCGTGTAGAACACAAAGTGGAGCCG gagaagcCGGTCCCGCTGGTGAAGGCGAACCCCGTGCCGTACATGGGCCTGCCGTTCCTGCCCAAGCTGCCGGAGAAGAACCAGGTGGAGATGTGCCCCTTCTCCTTCGATGCCCGTGAACAAGAGCGGCTGGCGCTCAAGGGGAGGAGACTGGAGGAACTACGCAACGAAGAG GTCCCCAAGTTCAAGGCACAGCCGCTGCCGGACTTCAGCGAGGTTCACCTGCCCGCAAAGAAGGTGGCAGTGCCCACCCAGGTGGAGCCCTTCCAGCTCCTGATAGATCAGCGCGGAACAGCCAAGAGTGAACGCTGG AAGGAGGAGctgaagcagcagcaggacGCAGCTATGTTCAAGGCCCGACCCAACACGGTCGTCCACAAGGAGCCTTTCCTGCCAAAGAAGGAGAATCGCTCTATTGTTG TTACGGAGGGCTTCCAGCTGAACACGGAGCGCCGGGCCAAAGAGCGGCAGGAGTTTGACCAGGCCATGTGTGAGAAGGAGGCACTGCGGGCAcgcatggaggaggagaggaggagggaggaggaggagagggagcaaGACGAAATAACCCGCCTCAGACTGGAGCAG GTGCACAAAGCTCAGCCGATCAGACACTACAAACCACTGGAGCTGAAGAGGGGAGAGGTGCCCTTGACTGTTCCTCAGTCACCCAACTTCTCTGACCGCTTCCGCCTCTGA
- the tpx2 gene encoding targeting protein for Xklp2 isoform X3: protein MDLHEEKTAVYEFDAPSHVIDFSSLDTDDNADNWFDQVAGPNTVGLLITPKAEKPLGRPRRMDLPKAVVSPRCEDGNAARVTDQGSPNTLAIPNVVTSWGNAGPSTSSQNQRNGPSRQPRRVSKRLEAGRRQGKGPAAVPAAPPTKKPRRSSVSRSLRRSGTTGSQRPRRSAVPPSSIRRNTKLKSSEQQEVEHMQALQKEVAEQRKRNDASFKAAVTGSQPARKLVLSTTVPVEFHFRTDERLKQPDAAQDSAYKEVDFSSQLRKHMAPPANGPRGATVPKPFNLSGPAKRKRVETEAYVSVAEQIEQFQKRTPARYHLRSRQREEKGPSPVSNKKLKITHPQTPQLLKRPKSRPVAVKSSAEAEEEELEKIRQFKFKALELNRKILEGAVMPKKPAPKEPTQTEAFHLETDRRIQERQASRKPEEPQDHTFHPRPVPLHILEDVVGVPQKRVQNPTVPESPAFALKNRVRVEHKVEPEKPVPLVKANPVPYMGLPFLPKLPEKNQVEMCPFSFDAREQERLALKGRRLEELRNEEVPKFKAQPLPDFSEVHLPAKKVAVPTQVEPFQLLIDQRGTAKSERWMKEELKQQQDAAMFKARPNTVVHKEPFLPKKENRSIVVTEGFQLNTERRAKERQEFDQAMCEKEALRARMEEERRREEEEREQDEITRLRLEQVHKAQPIRHYKPLELKRGEVPLTVPQSPNFSDRFRL from the exons ATGGATCTGCATGAAGAAAAAACTGCCGTTTACGAGTTTGATGCCCCGTCCCATGTCATTGACTTTAGTTCTTTGGACACAGATGACAATGCTGACAATTGGTTTG accAGGTGGCAGGCCCAAATACAGTGGGCCTGCTCATTACTCCGAAGGCCGAGAAACCTCTTGGCAGGCCCCGCAGAATGGACCTCCCTAAGGCTGTGGTGTCTCCCAGATGTGAAGATGGCAATGCTGCCAGAG TTACAGACCAAGGGAGTCCGAATACGCTGGCAATACCAAATGTTGTGACCTCATGGGGCAATGCAGGCCCATCTACGTCAAGTCAAAACCAGAGGAACGGCCCATCCCGTCAAccacgcag GGTGTCAAAGCGCTTGGAAGCAGGCAGACGGCAAGGGAAGGGACCCGCTGCTGTGCCTGCCGCACCCCCAACTAAGAAGCCACGCAG gaGCTCGGTGTCCCGGTCCCTGCGCCGCAGTGGGACGACTGGGAGCCAGAGGCCCCGCAGATCGGCTGTGCCCCCGTCCAGCATCAG GAGGAACACAAAGCTCAAGAGTTCAGAGCAGCAGGAGGTGGAGCATATGCAGGCCCTGCAGAAGGAGGTTGCCGAGCAGCGCAAGAGGAACGACGCCAGCTTCAAGGCAGCTGTGACAGGAA GTCAGCCAGCCAGAAAGCTGGTGCTGTCCACCACGGTTCCGGTGGAGTTCCACTTCCGCACAGACGAGCGGCTGAAGCAGCCAGACGCGGCCCAGGACTCCGCCTACAAAGAGGTGGACTTCAGCTCCCAGCTTCGCAAGCACATGGCCCCCCCT GCGAATGGTCCCAGGGGAGCCACAGTGCCCAAGCCCTTCAACCTGTCGGGCCCCGCTAAACGCAAGCGCGTGGAGACTGAGGCCTACGTGTCTGTGGCAGAGCAGATCGAGCAGTTTCAGAAACGCACGCCGGCCCGCTATCACCTGCGCAGCCgccagagggaggagaagg GTCCTTCCCcagtttcaaataaaaagctgaaaatcacccacccccaaacaccccaGCTCCTAAAGAGGCCGAAGAGCCGACCCGTGGCAGTGAAAAGCAGTGctgaggcagaggaggaggagctggagaagatcAGACA GTTTAAGTTCAAAGCACTGGAGCTGAACAGGAAGATCTTGGAAGGAGCGGTGATGCCCAAGAAGCCCGCTCCTAAAGAGCCCACGCAGACTGAGGCCTTTCACCTGGAGACAGACCGGCGCATCCAGGAGCGGCAGGCCAGCCGCAAGCCCGAAGAGCCCCAGGACCACACCTTCCACCCCCGGCCCGTCCCCCTGCACATCCTGGAGGACGTGGTG gGTGTACCACAGAAGAGGGTGCAGAACCCAACCGTCCCAGAATCCCCTGCTTTCGCTCTAAAGAACCGTGTGCGTGTAGAACACAAAGTGGAGCCG gagaagcCGGTCCCGCTGGTGAAGGCGAACCCCGTGCCGTACATGGGCCTGCCGTTCCTGCCCAAGCTGCCGGAGAAGAACCAGGTGGAGATGTGCCCCTTCTCCTTCGATGCCCGTGAACAAGAGCGGCTGGCGCTCAAGGGGAGGAGACTGGAGGAACTACGCAACGAAGAG GTCCCCAAGTTCAAGGCACAGCCGCTGCCGGACTTCAGCGAGGTTCACCTGCCCGCAAAGAAGGTGGCAGTGCCCACCCAGGTGGAGCCCTTCCAGCTCCTGATAGATCAGCGCGGAACAGCCAAGAGTGAACGCTGG ATGAAGGAGGAGctgaagcagcagcaggacGCAGCTATGTTCAAGGCCCGACCCAACACGGTCGTCCACAAGGAGCCTTTCCTGCCAAAGAAGGAGAATCGCTCTATTGTTG TTACGGAGGGCTTCCAGCTGAACACGGAGCGCCGGGCCAAAGAGCGGCAGGAGTTTGACCAGGCCATGTGTGAGAAGGAGGCACTGCGGGCAcgcatggaggaggagaggaggagggaggaggaggagagggagcaaGACGAAATAACCCGCCTCAGACTGGAGCAG GTGCACAAAGCTCAGCCGATCAGACACTACAAACCACTGGAGCTGAAGAGGGGAGAGGTGCCCTTGACTGTTCCTCAGTCACCCAACTTCTCTGACCGCTTCCGCCTCTGA